A region of Sparus aurata chromosome 8, fSpaAur1.1, whole genome shotgun sequence DNA encodes the following proteins:
- the amn1 gene encoding protein AMN1 homolog produces the protein MQSIAWMNGQYQQVGPPSQSQQGATLLTSPTVWIQQAGTANNSSSTCVRPPQSAHSTLRDGAYSDRRTAHRQNSGVPHRGVSSRLSAGGETQSQQSTTQLTSPTMWIQQAGTASNSSSTCVRPPQSAHSTFRDGAYSDRLTSHRTSQNSGVPHRTVSSQLAAGGETNNYYVEVMQGNLQDSFTNAQSGNPCVTNGLQVATQQGFHSNTGFVSSVSQIPPNMMKSNTTYPQQDKSARWNQQANEQMVYTSAPNRQTAHNQNHRQNLTQHGFSSSNSLPTYNQAVSHSVGNYRTTEQVSSTRQMTQQYQTNVNSRNMNMNHETHRFLSKTNEVPFNPAAAATQEEILRSQIIARIEDDLRRSCTERSNPNMQPVTQTITNSYNSNASSSLPLNSGLSLSNSVVSRMQQSMNAPQQSSVPNVYAPNVYVTATSGGCGEVRPTDGNGGKAAKAIFPESNMVPKGSLFGALQKTSQLMNLPESISRKRKQAESSLPIDILEVLVSSVTANDASIHSSPGRTCTRAVAVVQPLSQESCQVANKHTYSNTMNQSAEHTTSAESLSNPEKLFISPTVAKNKKDLYIREGSFLYSQNPNKVSSSDSVGNQDSDKQLCADDTGSEPATEDQCVAMTAQQSVASEVTVRQNGDEDKSESPTHDNVILLSSVPTKLWTLDALEKLIDDKDKTQMEHSNNSTVLNFGTKLLDLFWDGNSSNLACKLRAGWYKSLHTDVTGYISKHLTTDSVILSELKHGYKKTLTGYHVLKDDEVYVAPPYKSSWLNVNEQLDDIDKEFGFPWSWKHQLYLPESQSQPDQVETVKSIPAEVASEVPDKILSQTELEPVHSGEEKRDSTWKHHLYLPESQRQPDQVETVKSIPAEIASEVPDKISSQTELEPIHSGEEKRASTPGAASTQADSPDETKCDDSSDPYYSFEIQVLSPGEARVVYEQAQSNVPRSMVTDSQSESVMNSSVECEPLEAIPVTLNASEPEIKSSRPVEEACCLSKWLENITGSKQRLSGCQCRNEKNPKDCAEKTHDKGEMVVEKEDDICAIWSGSKFDMEGENQAKGLENIRCEMITYSLSEPCNKLSQTLAFAENDDKSLSYSDNKPKNISQPSINSSPLSIIVLSENKDGDRSSSDTLIQLDPGVDCIQENGQSCTAVSSDKDIDNPPGSESGISSWVSDLEEDCGQAQLTPTDVECRVSTLETEEELTQISATAAMQTTFSCSSPLENVQRKCKRQSSHDGTFPCLMKSNKCKPPGDVDSEPSTCKVVSTDETDGELLASKGRAVQLVLFGSAPKDKSVLIGGRTRYNSSPAVVPDGVPRPPRIISVKLSPLKRKLSDTVPTGEQSVKWRIHEKWRRSLPTPKMRRQSKLKTWKCTFPSSSGFAIKKAEAIGPTNTERLPVSSETRISSSNCGTRRCLSLKKKRRRSLPARLEHREETMRKYVVTLKQPADQERSNTEHGSQAGRPLQENILRFSVLPNTFDFKDGSNDRKETDDSVPNKPALDEDKDRNPNKTVLRRIGTWYPNPEKKYSPLLSPSVPKTSSLFQEFQKKYKKKTQPSTEELSFSGNREITDCPNSGK, from the exons ATGCAGTCCATTGCATGGATGAATGGACAGTACCAACAGGTTGGACCACCCTCTCAATCACAACAAGGGGCTACTCTGCTTACCTCACCCACAGTGTGGATCCAGCAAGCTGGGACAGCAAATAACTCCTCAAGCACATGTGTCCGACCACCACAAAGTGCTCATTCCACCCTTCGTGATGGAGCTTACTCTGACAGACGGACGGCACACCGGCAGAACTCAGGAGTTCCTCATCGGGGAGTTTCTTCTCGGCTGTCAGCAGGGGGGGAGACTCAATCACAACAAAGTACTACTCAGCTTACCTCACCTACAATGTGGATCCAGCAAGCTGGGACAGCAAGTAACTCCTCAAGCACATGTGTCCGACCACCACAAAGTGCTCACTCCACCTTTCGTGATGGAGCTTACTCTGACAGACTGACTTCACACCGGACTTCACAGAACTCAGGAGTTCCTCATCGGACAGTTTCTTCTCAGCTGGCAGCAGGAGGGGAGACTAACAATTATTATGTGGAAGTGATGCAGGGCAATCTACAAGACTCATTTACAAATGCGCAAAGTGGAAACCCTTGTGTCACGAATGGACTACAGGTTGCCACTCAGcaaggttttcattccaacacTGGATTTGTCAGTTCAGTGAGCCAGATTCCACCAAACATGATGAAATCAAATACTACATACCCTCAGCAAGACAAGTCGGCACGTTGGAACCAACAGGCAAATGAACAGATGGTTTATACCAGTGCACCCAACAGGCAGACTGCTCATAACCAGAATCACAGACAAAATCTCACTCAGCATGGATTCTCTTCTTCCAACTCTCTACCAACTTATAATCAGgctgtctctcactctgtcgGAAATTACAGAACTACAGAGCAGGTTTCCAGCACGAGGCAGATGACTCAACAGTACCAAACTAATGTCAACTCAAGAAATATGAACATGAACCATGAAACTCATCGTTTCCTGTCCAAAACAAATGAGGTTCCCTTCAAtcccgctgctgctgctacacaaGAGGAAATACTAAGGTCCCAGATCATCGCAAGAATAGAGGATGATTTACGCAGGTCGTGCACAGAGAGGTCCAATCCAAATATGCAACCTGTGACACAGACCATCACTAACAGTTATAACTCAAATGCCTCCTCATCATTACCACTCAATTCTGGACTATCCTTGTCTAACAGTGTTGTATCAAGGATGCAGCAAAGCATGAATGCACCACAGCAAAGCTCTGTACCAAATGTCTATGCACCAAATGTCTATGTCACAGCAACATCAGGTGGTTGTGGAGAGGTCAGACCAACAGATGGAAATGGAGGCAAGGCAGCCAAAGCAATTTTTCCTGAAAGTAACATGGTCCCAAAAGGGAGTCTATTTGGAGCATTACAAAAGACATCTCAGTTGATGAATTTGCCTGAGAGTATTTCACGAAAGAGAAAGCAGGCTGAATCATCTCTACCAATTGATATTTTAGAAGTACTAGTCTCATCAGTCACGGCAAATGACGCCTCCATTCACTCCTCTCCTGGTCGCACATGCACAAGAGCTGTTGCTGTTGTGCAACCGTTGTCACAGGAAAGCTGCCAGGTTGCCAACAAGCATACCTATTCTAACACAATGAATCAATCGGCTGAGCACACCACATCAGCTGAATCTTTAAGCAACCCtgagaaattatttatttcaccaactgtggcaaaaaacaaaaaggatctGTATATCAGAGAAGGATCCTTTCTTTACTCCCAAAACCCAAATAAGGTATCATCTTCGGATTCAGTTGGGAATCAGGACTCAGACAAACAGTTATGTGCAGATGACACAGGATCTGAACCAGCTACTGAAGACCAGTGTGTTGCAATGACAGCTCAACAGTCAGTTGCCTCTGAAGTGACAGTAAGACAAAATGGTGATGAAGACAAAAGTGAGAGTCCAACTCATGACAATGTTATTTTGCTTTCCTCTGTCCCAACAAAGCTATGGACACTTGATGCATTAGAGAAGTTGATAGATGATAAAGACAAAACTCAGATGGAGCACAGTAACAACTCCACAGTGCTCAATTTTGGAACCAAATTATTAGACCTGTTTTGGGATGGTAACAGTAGTAACTTGGCATGTAAGCTCAGGGCAGGCTGGTACAAGAGCCTACACACTGATGTCACTGGATACATCAGCAAACATCTAACAACAGATTCTGTCATACTGTCTGAACTAAAGCATGGGTATAAGAAGACACTCACAGGATACCATGTTCTCAAGGATGATGAAGTTTATGTAGCACCGCCTTACAAATCCTCATGGTTGAATGTCAATGAGCAGCTCGATGACATTGATAAAGAGTTTGGCTTCCCCTGGTCTTGGAAGCATCAACTTTACCTGCCTGAGAGTCAGAGCCAGCCAGATCAGGTAGAGACAGTCAAAAGCATTCCTGCAGAAGTTGCAAGTGAGGTGCCTGACAAGATCTTGTCTCAAACAGAGCTTGAACCTGTTCACTCGGGTGAAGAAAAGCGAGACTCCACTTGGAAGCATCATCTTTACCTGCCTGAGAGTCAGAGGCAGCCAGATCAGGTAGAGACAGTCAAAAGCATTCCTGCAGAAATTGCAAGTGAGGTGCCTGACAAGATCTCGTCTCAAACAGAGCTTGAACCTATTCACTCGGGTGAAGAAAAGCGAGCCTCCACTCCTGGTGCAGCTTCAACACAAGCCGACTCCCCTGACGAAACAAAATGTGATGATTCCAGTGACCCATATTACTCATTTGAAATCCAAGTTTTGTCTCCAGGAGAGGCCAGAGTTGTCTATGAGCAAGCACAAAGCAATGTGCCACGAAGTATGGTGACAGACAGTCAATCAGAGAGTGTCATGAATAGCTCTGTGGAGTGTGAACCACTGGAAGCCATACCTGTCACATTGAATGCCTCAGAACCAGAGATCAAGTCCAGTCGTCCGGTAGAAGAGGCGTGCTGCCTTTCAAAGTGGTTGGAAAATATTACGGGGTCAAAGCAACGTTTGAGTGGATGCCAATGCAGAAATGAGAAGAATCCTAAAGATTGTGCTGAAAAAACCCACGACAAAGGAGAGATGGTGGTAGAAAAGGAAGATGACATTTGTGCGATCTGGTCTGGTAGCAAATTTGACATGGAAGGAGAGAATCAAGCCAAGGGCCTGGAGAACATCAGGTGTGAAATGATCACATATAGTCTGTCTGAACCATGCAATAAACTCAGTCAGACTCTTGCCTTTGCTGAAAATGATGACAAATCTCTCTCATACTCTGACAACAAACCAAAGAACATTTCTCAGCCAAGCATAAATAGTAGCCCGTTGAGCATTATAGTTTTGagtgaaaacaaagatggagaTCGCTCCAGCAGTGACACTTTAATACAATTGGACCCTGGAGTGGATTGTATTCAAGAAAATGGGCAGTCATGTACTGCAGTCAGTAGTGACAAAGACATTGACAATCCCCCTGGCAGTGAAAGTGGGATTTCTAGCTGGGTATCAGACCTTGAAGAGGATTGTGGACAGGCTCAGCTGACACCTACAGATGTGGAGTGTAGAGTGTCAACATTGGAAACGGAAGAAGAATTAACTCAAATTAGTGCGACGGCGGCAATGCAAACCactttcagctgcagcagtccaCTTGAAAATGTGCAAAGAAAGTGCAAGAGACAAAGCAGTCATGATGGAACTTTCCCATGCCTTATGaaatcaaacaaatgcaaaCCCCCTGGTGATGTGGATTCAGAGCCCTCAACATGTAAGGTGGTTTCTACTGATGAGACTGATGGTGAGCTTTTAGCTTCAAAAGGCAGAGCTGTACAATTGGTACTGTTTGGCTCAGCACCAAAAGACAAGTCTGTTTTGATTGGGGGCAGAACGAGATATAATTCATCTCCAGCAGTTGTGCCTGATGGAGTACCAAGGCCTCCAAGAATTATCTCTGTGAAGCTCAGTCCCTTGAAGAGAAAGCTTAGTGATACTGTCCCGACAGGAGAACAGTCAGTTAAATGGAGGATTCACgaaaaatggagaagaagtCTTCCAACACCTAAAATGAGGCGCCAAAGCAAACTGAAAACATGGAAGTGTACTTTTCCCTCTTCATCTGGGTTTGCTATCAAGAAAGCTGAAGCGATTGGCCCCACCAACACTGAGAGGCTGCCAGTTTCTTCTGAAACAAGGATCTCAAGTTCAAACTGTGGTACTAGGCGCTGCTTGagtctgaagaagaagaggaggaggtctCTCCCTGCCAGACTCGAACATAGAGAGGAGACGATGAGGAAGTATGTGGTCACCCTCAAACAGCCTGCTGATCAAGAGAGAAGCAACACTGAACATGGAAGTCAAGCTGGCAGGCCACTCCAGGAGAACATCCTGAGATTCAGCGTCTTACCCAACACCTTCGACTTCAAAGATGGATCCAACGACAGAAAAGAAACCGATGACTCTGTTCCAA ATAAACCTGCCCTcgatgaagacaaagacagaaacccCAATAAGACTGTCCTGAGGCGAATCG GTACATGGTATCCAAATCCTGAGAAGAAGTATAGCCCTCTGCTTTCGCCTTCTGTTCCCAAGACCTCCAGCCTCTTCCAGGAGTTTCAGAAGAAATACAAGAAAAAGACACAGCCATCAACGGAGGAATTAAGTTTTAGTGGCAACAGAGAAATCACAGACTGTCCTAACTCTGGGAAATAA
- the etfbkmt gene encoding electron transfer flavoprotein beta subunit lysine methyltransferase, producing MFGPLAPQKYVRLIKTCIGSFKQTSRHRCLSVSCRSVEDIRRFISENTETVGQQSLTPEVKLRLFTPNCRFWRERPELWPFDDPYWAIYWPGGQALSRYLLDNPAVCRGKTVLDLGSGCGASAIAAKLSGAAHVVANDIDAVAAVATHMNSELNGLEPPVCLTNNMIGSPAEAFDLILLGDMFYDEALATSLHSWLDHCINTHNTQVLIGDPGRAQFEEHGIRRLLRLLAQFELPESVREENYGLTCSGVWCYRPEL from the exons ATGTTTGGACCGTTGGCGCCACAGAAATATGTCcgacttattaaaacatgtaTCGGGTCGTTTAAACAGACGAGTAGACATCGGTGTTTGTCAGTCAGCTGTCGGTCTGTCGAGGACATCAGGAGATTTATTTCGGAGAACACGGAGACAGTCGGACAGCAGAGTCTGACCCCGGAGGTCAAACTGCGGCTCTTCACCCCAAACTGCAGATTCTGGAGAGAGAgaccggagctgtggccgttcGACGACCCGTACTGGGCTATTTATTGGCCGGGAGGACAGGCGCTCTCAAG GTATCTGCTGGACAACCCCGCGGTGTGTCGGGGTAAGACGGTTCTGGACCTGGGGAGCGGCTGTGGAGCCTCAGCCATCGCTGCTAAACTGAGCGGAGCTGCTCATGTTGTTGCAAATGATATTGACGCTG TTGCAGCCGTCGCCACCCACATGAACTCGGAGCTGAACGGCCTTGAGCCGCCTGTGTGTCTCACCAACAACATGATTGGTTCGCCGGCCGAGGCCTTCGACCTGATCCTGCTGGGTGACATGTTCTACGACGAGGCCCTCGCCACCAGCCTCCACAGCTGGTTGGACCACTGCATCAACACCCACAACACCCAAGTCCTGATCGGAGACCCGGGGAGGGCCCAGTTTGAGGAGCACGGCATCCGACGACTTCTGCGTCTGCTCGCTCAGTTTGAGCTGCCCGAGTCCGTCAGAGAGGAGAACTACGGTCTGACCTGCAGCGGTGTTTGGTGCTACCGTCCTGAACTGTGA